Proteins encoded within one genomic window of Ailuropoda melanoleuca isolate Jingjing chromosome 16, ASM200744v2, whole genome shotgun sequence:
- the PHB2 gene encoding prohibitin-2 has protein sequence MAQNLKDLAGRLPSGPRGMGTALKLLLGAGAVAYGVRESVFTVEGGHRAIFFNRIGGVQQDTILAEGLHFRIPWFQYPIIYDIRARPRKISSPTGSKDLQMVNISLRVLSRPNAMELPSMYQRLGLDYEERVLPSIVNEVLKSVVAKFNASQLITQRAQVSLLIRRELTERAKDFSLILDDVAITELSFSREYTAAVEAKQVAQQEAQRAQFLVEKAKQEQRQKIVQAEGEAEAARMLGEALSKNPGYIKLRKIRAAQNISKTIATSQNRIYLTADNLVLNLQDESFTRGSDSLIKGKK, from the exons ATGGCCCAGAACTTGAAGGACTTAGCGGGACGGCTGCCCTCCGGGCCCCGGGGCATGGGCACGGCGCTGAAGCTGCTGCTGGGGGCCGGCGCCGTGGCCTACGGCGTCCGCGAATCCGTGTTCACCG tgGAAGGCGGGCACAGAGCCATTTTCTTTAATCGGATCGGTGGCGTGCAGCAGGACACCATACTGGCCGAGGGCCTTCACTTCAG GATCCCCTGGTTCCAGTACCCCATCATCTATGACATTCGGGCCAGACCCCGAAAAATTTCCTCCCCCACAGGCTCCAAAG ACCTGCAGATGGTGAACATCTCCCTGCGAGTGCTGTCCCGACCCAATGCCATGGAGCTTCCCAGCATGTATCAGCGCCTAGGGCTAGACTACGAGGAGCGAGTGCTGCCGTCCATTGTCAACGAGGTGCTGAAGAGCGTGGTGGCCAAGTTCAATGCCTCCCAGCTGATCACCCAGCGGGCCCAG gtGTCCTTGTTGATCCGGCGGGAGCTGACAGAGAGGGCCAAGGACTTCAGCCTCATCCTGGATGATGTGGCCATCACGGAGCTGAGCTTCAGCCGGGAGTACACAGCTGCTGTGGAAGCCAAACAAGTGG CTCAGCAGGAGGCCCAGCGAGCCCAGTTTTTGGTGGAAAAGGCAAAGCAGGAACAGCGGCAAAAGATTGTGCAGGCCGAGGGTGAGGCTGAGGCCGCCAGGATG CTTGGAGAAGCCCTGAGCAAGAACCCTGGCTATATCAAACTGCGCAAAATCCGGGCAGCCCAGAACATCTCCAAGACG ATCGCCACATCACAGAACCGCATCTATCTCACTGCTGACAACCTCGTCCTGAACCTACAGGATGAAAGTTTTACCCG GGGCAG TGACAGCCTCATCAAGGGTAAGAAGTGA
- the EMG1 gene encoding ribosomal RNA small subunit methyltransferase NEP1, giving the protein MAAPSGGFQPRERRGAEQEEGWDAVAPKRPRLGAGNKIGGRRLIVVLEGASLETVKVGKTYELLNCDKHKSVLLKNGRDPGEVRPDIAHQSLLMLMDSPLNRAGLLQVYIHTQKNVLIEVNPQTRIPRTFERFCGLMVQLLHKLSVRAADGPQKLLKVIKNPVSDHFPVGCMKIGTSFSIPVVSDVRELVPSSDPIVFVVGAFAHGQVRVEYTEKMVSISNYPLSAALTCAKLTTAFEEVWGVI; this is encoded by the exons ATGGCTGCGCCCAGTGGCGGATTCCAACCTCGTGAACGGCGCGGTGCGGAGCAGGAAGAAGGGTGGGATGCTGTGGCTCCCAAGCGGCCCCGACTCGGGGCGGGAAACAAGATCGGAGGGCGAAGGCTCATTGTGGTGCTGGAAGGGGCCAGTCTGGAGACAGTCAAG GTAGGGAAGACCTATGAGCTACTCAACTGTGACAAGCACAAATCTGTGTTGTTGAAGAATGGACGGGACCCTGGCGAAGTGAGACCAGACATAGCTCACCAG AGTTTACTGATGCTGATGGACAGTCCCCTGAACCGAGCTGGCTTGCTACAGGTTTATATCCACACACAGAAGAATGTGCTGATTGAAGTGAACCCCCAGACTCGAATTCCCAGAACCTTTGAACGCTTTTGTGGCCTCATGG TCCAACTTTTACACAAACTCAGTGTTCGAGCAGCTGATGGCCCCCAGAAGCTCTTGAAG gtaaTTAAGAATCCAGTGTCAGATCACTTCCCGGTTGGATGTATGAAGATTGgcacatctttttccatcccaGTTGTCAGTGATGTACGAGAGTTGGTGCCCAGTAGTGACCCTATTGTTTTTGTGGTGGGGGCCTTTGCGCATGGCCAG gTCCGTGTGGAGTATACCGAGAAGATGGTGTCCATCAGCAACTACCCACTTTCTGCAGCCCTCACCTGTGCAAAACTCACCACAGCCTTTGAAGAAGTCTGGGGGGTCATCTGA